The DNA sequence ACTGGGTGGTCACCGACGCGGGCAGCAGGAACGGCATGTTCGTCGACGGGCAGCGCATCGATTCGGTCGACGTCCTCGACAGGGCGACCGTGCGGTTGGGGCACGCCGACGGCATCGCGGTGACGGTGACGGTCGACGAAGCGGCCGTGGGAGCGTCGACGGCCGTCGACGTGGCGCGTGCCGGTGCCGCCGTGTCCGACCGCCGCGAGGAACTGGGCCATCCGAGGCGCCGGCTCGAGGCCGACGGCGTGATCGGTCAACAGGCGTTGGCGGACTTCGAATCCGGCCGGCTGTGGCCGTCCGACGAGGTGCGCGCCCGTCTCGAGCAGTTTCTGCAGTGGCCGCCGGGCACCATCGCCGCGGTGCGCGCGGGGGCCCCGGTTCCCGAGGACGACAGTACCGAGATCCTCTCCGACACCGTGCAGGTCGCCGTCATGGTCGACGCCGCCGACCTGGCACTGGCCAACGTGAGATCGCGCATCGAAACCGCGCCGCCACAACATGATCCGACCTACGACGAGTACG is a window from the Mycolicibacterium litorale genome containing:
- a CDS encoding FHA domain-containing protein, producing the protein MVQVAGEAVPALRIRCGDVLYTVDPAEAPILLGRELPSQIRIDDPRVSRVHARIDVDGDHWVVTDAGSRNGMFVDGQRIDSVDVLDRATVRLGHADGIAVTVTVDEAAVGASTAVDVARAGAAVSDRREELGHPRRRLEADGVIGQQALADFESGRLWPSDEVRARLEQFLQWPPGTIAAVRAGAPVPEDDSTEILSDTVQVAVMVDAADLALANVRSRIETAPPQHDPTYDEYVSALLFDLRGLETMARNAGRTIHRPDAAVVLSEIRRTYNDLMVRAAQAPGAPLSRRLYAVRHTAELTVEETADAAGVSADAVTDAEAGQYVDPTETAALEALVRRLAAR